GCCGGTCTTCATCTCCGCCACCCAGCCGAAGTGGAGGGCGGCGCCGCCCATCAGCTGGACGTCGTAGTGGCGCTGGCCCAGCACGCGGGAGGCGGCCTCGCGCACCACGGCGAAGGCCTCCACGAGCAGGTCGTCGAGGGTCTCCCCGTCCGCCAGGCGCTGGCGGAACTCCGGCGTCTTGGCCTTGAGCTCGTCGTCGGAGAGGGCCTGCATCTCCGGCTCGAGCGCGCCGATGTCGGGGGCGAGGCCGGCCAGGGCGCGGACCTTGCGCCCCTCGCCGGCTCGGAGGAGCTTGTCGAGGACACCCATCAGTCGGTCACTCTACCGAGCCACCTCGGGAGACCACCGCCGGGCCCTCAGGGCTCGACGTCGACGATCCGCTCCCGGACCGCGTAGAGGGCGGCCTCGGTGCGGGAGTGCAGCTGGAGCTTCTCCAGGATGTTGCGCACGTGGTTCTTCACCGTGTTCTCGGAGATGAACAGGTGCTCGGCGATCTCGCGGTTGCTCCGCCCCCGGGCGATGTCGCCCAGGACCTCGACCTCCCGGGCCGTCAGGCGCGGCCCCGACGCGCTGACCCGGCCGCCGTCGACCCGGTTGGCGAGGACGGTGAACTCGTTGAGCAGCTTGGACGCCATCGACGGCGTCACCAGGCTCTGGCCCGCGGCCACGGCGCGCACCGCGTCGGCGACCTCCTCGATGGAGGCCTCCTTCAGCAGGTAGCCGACGGCGCCGGCCTTGATGGCCTCGTAGAGGTCGTCCTCGGTGTCGCTCACCGTGAGCATCACCACCCGGGTGGCCGGCACCCGCTGGGCCATCAGGCGGGCCGCCTCGATGCCCCCCATGCCCGGCATGCGCACGTCGAGCAGGACCACGTCGGGGGTGGTGTCGCAGGCCAGGGCCACGGCCTCCCGCCCGTCGCCCGCCTCGCCCACCACCTCGATGTCCTCCTCGGGCTCGAGGACCAGGGCCAGGCCCCGCCGAAACACGGCGTGGTCGTCGGCCACCAGCACGCTGGTCGCGCCGGGGCGCGTGCGCTGGTCGTTCACGGTGCTCCCCGTCCCCACCTCACCTGCCACCCGTCGGCCGGGAGGGCCCCGACCTGAGGGCGGCTAGCCATCCTCGTCGATCAGGCCGATGTCGCCGTCGTCGCGCCGGTACACCACCGCGGCCCGCCCGGTGTCGAGGTTGGTGAAGAAGAAGAAGCCGTGGCCCATGAGGTCCATGCGCTGGGCCGCCTCGTCGGCGGTGAGGCCCATGGTGGCGAACCGCTTGACCTTCACGATCCGGGGCGGGCCCTGGCCCTCGGGCGCCTCGGGCGGGCTGTCGGTGGTGGCCACCGCGGCCATGTCGTCGGGCAGGAGGGCGCCGTCGACGGGCGCGGCCCGGCCCCGCCCGGGGCCCCGACGCTGCCGCTGCAGCTTGGTCTTGAGCTTGGAGAGCTGGTGCTCGAGCTTGGCCACGGCCTTGTCGACGGCCACGTAGCCGTCGGCCGCGGCCACCTTGGCCCGCACGTGGTGGCCGTGGCCCTCGAGGGTCACCTCGCACATCTCGGGCTCGGCGATGCGGGGGTTGCGGTGCGTGGAGAAGTGCACCTCGGCCCTGTCCATCCCGTCGACGAAGCGGTCGAGCCGCCCGATCTTCTCCTCGGTGAGGAGCCGCAAGCGCTCCGGGACCTCGGTGTGGCGGGCGCTGACGGTGACCTCCATGGGGACTGCTCCTCTGTGGGTCGGGAGGGCCGATGGTAGACGGGCCGCCGGAGGGCCCGGGCGGGGCGCGGCCGGCGCCGCCGGCGGGCCGTCAGCGGGCGGGGGGCGGCCCGGGTGGTGGGGTGCGGGCGGCGCAGGCGGGCACGGGGAGGGCGCCGGCCCGGCGCACCGCGGCGGACGCGGCCCGCAGGGTGGCGCCGGTGGTGACCACGTCGTCGACGACCAGGACCCGGGTGCCCGAGGGCAGGGGGCGGACGACGGTGAAGCGAGGGGGCGCGCCCCGCCGGTGGTGGGCGTCGCGACCGGTCTGCGGCGGACCCGGGGCACGCCGCAGGAGGCGCCGGGCCGGGCGGCCCAGCCGGCGGGCCACCGCCCGGGCCAGGACCTCGCCGTGGTCGAAGCCGCGGCGCCGCCGGTGGTCCCCCGTGGTCGGCGCCCAGGTCACGATGTCGACCGGCGTGGCGCCGAGGCGGGCGGCGAGGCCGTCGGCCAGCCAGGCAACCGCCTGGCGGCGGTTGCGGTACTTCACCCGGGCGACGAGCGGGCGGGCGGGGCCGTCGTAGCGCAGCAGGGCCACCAGCCCGGCCAGGCCCGGCGGGTCGACGTCGGGCGCGGGGGGACGCAGGGCGGCGTGGCAGGCGGGGCAGGGCGAGGGCCCGGGGCGGTCGCAGGCCCCGCAGCGGGTGGCGAGCAGCACCCCACCACCCTGCCCGGCCCCTGTGACAGCGGACCGGGCCCGCGCCGCCCGGCGCGGACGACCGGGGTCAGGGTCGGCGGCGGGGCGAGGAGGTGAGGCGGGGGTCGGTGGTCACCTTGTCGCCCAGGACCTCGTCGATGCGGGCCGCCAGGTCGTCGTCGAGGGTCACGTCGGCGGCGCCCACGGTGTCGTCGAGCTGCTCGGGGCGCGACGCCCCGACGATGGCCGACGACACGTTCCGGTTGCGCAGGACCCAGGCCACGGCCATGCGGGCCATGGACATGCCGGCCTCGTCGGCCAGGGGGCGCAGGTCCTGGACCCGGGCCAGCAGCTCGTCGTCGGACAGGAACCCGGAGATGAAGTCCTTGCCGCTGTTCTCGTCGGTGGCCCGGCTGCCCTCCGGCGGCGGCTCGCCCGGGAGGTACTTGCCGGTCAGCACGCCCTGGGCCATGGGCGACCACACGATCTGGCCCAGCCCCTCGTCCTCGCAGGCGGGGACGACGTCGCGCTCGATGACCCGCCACAGCATCGAGTACTGGGGCTGGTTGGAGATGAAGGGGATCCGCAGCTCGCGGGCCAGCGCGGCGCCGCGGCGGATCTGGTCGGCGGTCCACTCCGACACCCCGATGGCGTGGGCCTGGCCGGCGTGGACGACGTCGGCGAAGGCCGACATGGTCTCCTCCAGGGGCGTCTCGTGGTCGAAGCGGTGGGCCTGGTAGAGGTCGACGTGGTCGGTGCGGAGCCGTCGCAGGGACCCCTCGATCGACTCCCGGATGTGCTTGCGGGAGAGGCCCCGGTCGTTCGGGCCCGGACCGGTCGGGAAGTACACCTTGGTGAAGATCTCCAGGCCCTCGCGCCGCTGGCCGTCGAGGGCCTCGCCCAGCACCTCCTCGGCCTTGGTGCCGGCGTAGACGTCGGCGGTGTCGAAGGTCGTGACGCCGAGGTCGAGGGCGGCGTGGACGCACGCCACCGCGGCCTCGTTCTCCACCTGGGAGCCGTGGGTGATCCAGTTGCCGTAGCTGACGGCAGAGACCTTGAGGCCGCTGCGTCCGAGGGTGCGGTGCTGCATGGGGCGACCCTATTGAGGCCGCTCGCCGATCGCACCGCCGTGCTCCGGGGCCCGGGGGCGGCGAGCGGCTAGGGCGGGCCGCCGCCGGGAGGGGGCGGGGGCGGCGGGGGTGACGGCGGGTACCCGGGCGGTGGCGGGGGGCCGCCGGGCCCGGGCGGCCCCTGCCCCGGAGGGGGCGGGAGCGGAGCCGGACCTCCGGGGGGCGGCGGCTGGCCCCAGGGGCCACCCGCCGGGGGCGGGGGCGCGCCCCACGAGCCACCGGCCGCCGGGCCGCCGCCGGGGGGCGGCCCCCACTGGGCCGGCGGGGGGCCGTAGCCGGACCCGGGGCCGCCGGGCGGTCCGCCCCAGCCGGGGCCGCGCTGCTCGGCGTCGATCACCTTCGCCCGGAACGAGGCGAACCAGAGCCCGGCGGGGACGAGGAGCAGCAGGGCCGCGCCGGCGCCGAAGATCCCGCCCCCGCAGCAGCACAGGACGCTGATGGCCGCGGCACCGGCGGGCAGGCCGATCCATAGTCCCCGGTTGGTGCCGGCCGCGGTGAAGGCCCAGTCGGGCCGGCGCCCGGCGTCGACCGCGGCGAACACGTTGACGCCGATCTCCACCACAAGCAGCACCAGGGCGGCGACCAGGAACACCCCGGTCAGCCCGGCCCCCACGCCATCGGTCGTCGCCACCACCACCGCCGTCGGTCCCACCCGGCGACTCTAGGTCGCCCGCCCGGCGCCCGGTGCCGGCCGGGCGCGCCGGTGGCCGGCCCCGGGGGGCCGGCCACCGTGCGGGTGCGGGGTCGCCGGTCGGGCGACCGGCGGGGTCAGTACCGGTAGTGGTCCGGCTTGTAGGGGCCCTCGACGGGCACGCCGAGGTAGTCGGCCTGGTCCGGGCTCATCTCGGTGAGGCGGACGCCCAGGGCGTCGAGGTGGAGGCGGGCCACCTTCTCGTCGAGGAGCTTGGGCAGCACGTGGACGCCCAGCGGGTAGTCGTCGTGCTTGGTGAACAGCTCGATCTGGGCCATCACCTGGTTGGTGAAGGAGTTCGACATGACGAAGCTCGGGTGGCCGGTGGCGCAGCCCAGGTTCATCAGCCGGCCCTCGGCCAGGACGATCACCGAGTGCCCGTCGGGGAACTGGAACTCGTTGACCTGGGGCTTGACCTCGATGTTGCGCACGTCGCTCATGCGCTGGAGGCCGGCCATGTCGATCTCGTTGTCGAAGTGGCCGATGTTGGCCACGATCGCCTGGTGCTTCATCCGGCCCATGTGCTCGGCCGTGATGATGCCCTTGTTGCCGGTGGTGGTGATGAAGATGTCGGCGGTGTCGAGCACGTCCTCGAGCCGGGCCACCTGGAAGCCCTCCATGGCGGCCTGCAGGGCGCAGATGGGATCGACCTCGGCCACGATCACGCGGGCCCCCTGGCCCCGGAGGGACTGGGCGCAGCCCTTGCCCACGTCGCCGTAGCCGGCGACGAAGGCGACCTTGCCGCCGATCATCACGTCGGTGGCCCGGTTGAGGCCGTCGATGAGACTGTGGCGGCAGCCGTAGAGGTTGTCGAACTTGCTCTTGGTGACCGAATCGTTGACGTTGATGGCCGGGAACTGGAGCTGGCCGGCCTGGAACATCTGGTAGAGCCGGTGGACGCCGGTGGTGGTCTCCTCGGTGACGCCCTGGATGCCGGCGGCGACGACGGTCCAGCGGTTGGGCTCCTTCTGGAGGCTCTGGCTGAGCAGCTCCAGCACGACCTTCCACTCGTCGGGGTCGTCGTCGGTGGGCTCGGGGACGGCGCCGGCGACCTCGTACTCACGTCCCTTGTGGACCAGCAGGGTGGCGTCGCCGCCGTCGTCGAGGATCATGTTGGGGCCGTGGCCGTCGGGCCAGCGGAGGGCCTGGTCGGTGCACCACCAGTACTCCTCCAGCGTCTCGCCCTTCCAGGCGTAGACCGGCACGCCCGAGGGGGCGTCGGTGGTGCCCTCCGGACCCACCACCACGGCGGCGGCGGCGTGGTCCTGGGTGGAGAAGATGTTGCAGGACACCCAGCGCACGTCGGCGCCCAGGGCGACCAGGGTCTCGATGAGGACCGCGGTCTGGATGGTCATGTGCAGCGAGCCCATGATGCGGGCGCCGGCCAGGGGCTGCTCGTCGGCGAACTCGGCCCGGGTGGCCATGAGGCCGGGCATCTCGTGCTCGGCCAGCTGGATCTCCTTGCGGCCGAAGCCGGCCAGGGAGAGGTCGGCCACCTTGAAGTCGTCGGGGCTGAGGGGCATGGGTGATCCTTCGTTCGGGTCTCGGCGGTGCGGGGCGCGCCCGTGGGCGGTGGCACCTCGGGGTGGGGACTCCGGGCCGGAACCAGCTGGCTCACTCATGACAGCCCTGGGACGGGACGGCGCGACCGCACCCGTGGGGGCAACGCTAGTCCCCTCCACCCCGACCGGCGACCACCCCGCCCCGGAACTGGAACCTGTTCTAGTCTCCCGCCATGGCCGAGCTCCCTCCCCTCTCCACGCCCCTGCCCGGGCCCCGCCTCGCCGGGCGGTCGGCCCTCGTGACCGGGGGGGCCTCCGGCATCGGGGCCGCCACCGCCCTGCGCCTGGCCGCCGAGGGGGCCACGGTGCTCGCCGTCGACCTCGACGCCGAGGGCCTCAAGCGCACCGCCGCGGCCCTCCCGGCCGAGGCGACGGGCGCCATCGCCCCCCACGTCGCCGACGTGTCCGACGAGGGCGCGGTGGGCGACGCCGTCGCCGCCGCGGTGGAGCAGGGCGGCGGCCTCGACGTGGTGGCCAACATCGCCGGCATCCTGCGGGCCGCCCACTCCACCGAGCACAGCCTGGAGCTCTGGGACCAGGTCATCCGGGTCAACCTCACCAGCACGTTCCTCGTCTGCCGCACCGCCCTCCCCCCCCTCCTCGACGGCGGCGGCGTCATCGTCAACTCGGCGTCCACCTCGGCCGAGTTCGGCCACCCGTGGATGGCGGCCTACGCCGCGTCGAAGGGCGGTGTCGCCGCGCTCACCCACTCCCTGGCCGTGGAGTACGCCAAGCGGGGCGTCCGGGTGAACGCCATCGCCCCCGGCAGCGTGCGCACCAGCATGACCAAGGGCCTCGACTTCCCGGCCGACGCCGACTTCGACCTGCTCCCCCGGATCATGTCGCCCACCGGCCCCGGCGACCCCGCCTCGGTGGCGGCGGTGGTGGCCATGCTGGCCAGCGACGACGGCGCCCACATCACCGGCGAGGTCATCCGCATCGACGGCGGGACGCACTCCTGATGCGCTTCACCATCGGCATGGCCTACGGGCCCCCGGAGCACTACGTCCCCGTCGCCCGGGCCGCCGACGCCCTCGGCTACTGGGGCATCGCCTGCTCGGACCACGTCCTCAATCTCGAGACGCTGTCGACGCCGTACCCCTACACCGAGGACGGCGAGCGGCGCTGGCCGCTCATGACCCCGTGGCTCGACCCGTGGGTGGCCATCGGCGCCATGGGGTCCGCCACCGAGCGCCTCCGCTTCACCACCAACGTCTACGTGCTGCCGATGCGGAACCCCTTCACCGTGGCCAAGATGGTCTCGACCGCGTCCGTGCTCACCGGCGGACGGGTGGCGCTCGGCGTCGGCATGGGGTGGTGCGAGGAGGAGTTCGACCTCCTCGAGCAGCCGTTCCGCAAGAGGGGGAGGCGGGCCGACGAGGCGCTGGAGCTCATCGCCAAGGCCTGGACCGGCGAGATGGTCGAGCACCACGGCGAGTTCTACGACGTCCCCCACTTCGAGATGAACCCCCCGCCCCCCGGCCCCGTGCCCGTGTTCGTCGGCGGCCTGTCGGAGCCGGCGCTGCGCCGGGCCGCCCGCCACGACGGGTGGATCTCCGACCTCGCCTCCACCGAGGAGACGGCCGCGTCGTGCCGCCGCCTGGCCGAGCTGCGGGAGGAGGCCGGGCGGGCCGATGCCCCGTTCACGGTGATGGCGTCGCTGAACGACGCGGCCGACGCCGAGGGCTTCGCCCGGGCCGGGGAGGTCGGCGTCACCGACATCCTCACCATGCCGTGGGCGTACTACCACGGCTTCACCGACGACCTGGAGGCCAAGGTCGACGGCCTCGAGCGCTTCGCGGCCGAGGTCCTCTCCGCCTTCCCGGACCCCCACGCGCCGTCGTCGTCCTGAGGCACCACTGCCGCGCCGACGCCA
Above is a window of Iamia majanohamensis DNA encoding:
- a CDS encoding phosphoribosyltransferase family protein codes for the protein MLLATRCGACDRPGPSPCPACHAALRPPAPDVDPPGLAGLVALLRYDGPARPLVARVKYRNRRQAVAWLADGLAARLGATPVDIVTWAPTTGDHRRRRGFDHGEVLARAVARRLGRPARRLLRRAPGPPQTGRDAHHRRGAPPRFTVVRPLPSGTRVLVVDDVVTTGATLRAASAAVRRAGALPVPACAARTPPPGPPPAR
- the hpf gene encoding ribosome hibernation-promoting factor, HPF/YfiA family: MEVTVSARHTEVPERLRLLTEEKIGRLDRFVDGMDRAEVHFSTHRNPRIAEPEMCEVTLEGHGHHVRAKVAAADGYVAVDKAVAKLEHQLSKLKTKLQRQRRGPGRGRAAPVDGALLPDDMAAVATTDSPPEAPEGQGPPRIVKVKRFATMGLTADEAAQRMDLMGHGFFFFTNLDTGRAAVVYRRDDGDIGLIDEDG
- a CDS encoding aldo/keto reductase family protein, encoding MQHRTLGRSGLKVSAVSYGNWITHGSQVENEAAVACVHAALDLGVTTFDTADVYAGTKAEEVLGEALDGQRREGLEIFTKVYFPTGPGPNDRGLSRKHIRESIEGSLRRLRTDHVDLYQAHRFDHETPLEETMSAFADVVHAGQAHAIGVSEWTADQIRRGAALARELRIPFISNQPQYSMLWRVIERDVVPACEDEGLGQIVWSPMAQGVLTGKYLPGEPPPEGSRATDENSGKDFISGFLSDDELLARVQDLRPLADEAGMSMARMAVAWVLRNRNVSSAIVGASRPEQLDDTVGAADVTLDDDLAARIDEVLGDKVTTDPRLTSSPRRRP
- the ahcY gene encoding adenosylhomocysteinase, producing the protein MPLSPDDFKVADLSLAGFGRKEIQLAEHEMPGLMATRAEFADEQPLAGARIMGSLHMTIQTAVLIETLVALGADVRWVSCNIFSTQDHAAAAVVVGPEGTTDAPSGVPVYAWKGETLEEYWWCTDQALRWPDGHGPNMILDDGGDATLLVHKGREYEVAGAVPEPTDDDPDEWKVVLELLSQSLQKEPNRWTVVAAGIQGVTEETTTGVHRLYQMFQAGQLQFPAINVNDSVTKSKFDNLYGCRHSLIDGLNRATDVMIGGKVAFVAGYGDVGKGCAQSLRGQGARVIVAEVDPICALQAAMEGFQVARLEDVLDTADIFITTTGNKGIITAEHMGRMKHQAIVANIGHFDNEIDMAGLQRMSDVRNIEVKPQVNEFQFPDGHSVIVLAEGRLMNLGCATGHPSFVMSNSFTNQVMAQIELFTKHDDYPLGVHVLPKLLDEKVARLHLDALGVRLTEMSPDQADYLGVPVEGPYKPDHYRY
- a CDS encoding response regulator — its product is MNDQRTRPGATSVLVADDHAVFRRGLALVLEPEEDIEVVGEAGDGREAVALACDTTPDVVLLDVRMPGMGGIEAARLMAQRVPATRVVMLTVSDTEDDLYEAIKAGAVGYLLKEASIEEVADAVRAVAAGQSLVTPSMASKLLNEFTVLANRVDGGRVSASGPRLTAREVEVLGDIARGRSNREIAEHLFISENTVKNHVRNILEKLQLHSRTEAALYAVRERIVDVEP
- a CDS encoding TIGR03619 family F420-dependent LLM class oxidoreductase produces the protein MRFTIGMAYGPPEHYVPVARAADALGYWGIACSDHVLNLETLSTPYPYTEDGERRWPLMTPWLDPWVAIGAMGSATERLRFTTNVYVLPMRNPFTVAKMVSTASVLTGGRVALGVGMGWCEEEFDLLEQPFRKRGRRADEALELIAKAWTGEMVEHHGEFYDVPHFEMNPPPPGPVPVFVGGLSEPALRRAARHDGWISDLASTEETAASCRRLAELREEAGRADAPFTVMASLNDAADAEGFARAGEVGVTDILTMPWAYYHGFTDDLEAKVDGLERFAAEVLSAFPDPHAPSSS
- a CDS encoding DUF2516 family protein, with amino-acid sequence MGPTAVVVATTDGVGAGLTGVFLVAALVLLVVEIGVNVFAAVDAGRRPDWAFTAAGTNRGLWIGLPAGAAAISVLCCCGGGIFGAGAALLLLVPAGLWFASFRAKVIDAEQRGPGWGGPPGGPGSGYGPPPAQWGPPPGGGPAAGGSWGAPPPPAGGPWGQPPPPGGPAPLPPPPGQGPPGPGGPPPPPGYPPSPPPPPPPPGGGPP
- a CDS encoding SDR family NAD(P)-dependent oxidoreductase, encoding MAELPPLSTPLPGPRLAGRSALVTGGASGIGAATALRLAAEGATVLAVDLDAEGLKRTAAALPAEATGAIAPHVADVSDEGAVGDAVAAAVEQGGGLDVVANIAGILRAAHSTEHSLELWDQVIRVNLTSTFLVCRTALPPLLDGGGVIVNSASTSAEFGHPWMAAYAASKGGVAALTHSLAVEYAKRGVRVNAIAPGSVRTSMTKGLDFPADADFDLLPRIMSPTGPGDPASVAAVVAMLASDDGAHITGEVIRIDGGTHS